The genomic region NNNNNNNNNNNNNNNNNNNNNNNNNNNNNNNNNNNNNNNNNNNNNNNNNNNNNNNNNNNNNNNNNNNNNNNNNNNNNNNNNNNNNNNNNNNNNNNNNNNNNNNNNNNNNNNNNNNNNNNNNNNNNNNNNNNNNNNNNNNNNNNNNNNNNNNNNNNNNNNNNNNNNNNNNNNNNNNNNNNNNNNNNNNNNNNNNNNNNNNNNNNNNNNNNNNNNNNNNNNNNNNNNNNNNNNNNNNNNNNNNNNNNNNNNNNNNNNNNNNNNNNNNNNNNNNNNNNNNNNNNNNNNNNNNNNNNNNNNNNNNNNNNNNNNNNNNNNNNNNNNNNNNNNNNNNNNNNNNNNNNNNNNNNNNNNNNNNNNNNNNNNNNNNNNNNNNNNNNNNNNNNNNNNNNNNNNNNNNNNNNNNNNNNNNNNNNNNNNNNNNNNNNNNNNNNNNNNNNNNNNNNNNNNNNNNNNNNNNNNNNNNNNNNNNNNNNNNNNNNNNNNNNNNNNNNNNNNNNNNNNNNNNNNNNNNNNNNNNNNNNNNNNNNNNNNNNNNNNNNNNNNNNNNNNNNNNNNNNNNNNNNNNNNNNNNNNNNNNNNNNNNNNNNNNNNNNNNNNNNNNNNNNNNNNNNNNNNNNNNNNNNNNNNNNNNNNNNNNNNNNNNNNNNNNNNNNNNNNNNNNNNNNNNNNNNNNNNNNNNNNNNNNNNNNNNNNNNNNNNNNNNNNNNNNNNNNNNNNNNNNNNNNNNNNNNNNNNNNNNNNNNNNNNNNNNNNNNNNNNNNNNNNNNNNNNNNNNNNNNNNNNNNNNNNNNNNNNNNNNNNNNNNNNNNNNNNNNNNNNNNNNNNNNNNNNNNNNNNNNNNNNNNNNNNNNNNNNNNNNNNNNNNNNNNNNNNNNNNNNNNNNNNNNNNNNNNNNNNNNNNNNNNNNNNNNNNNNNNNNNNNNNNNNNNNNNNNNNNNNNNNNNNNNNNNNNNNNNNNNNNNNNNNNNNNNNNNNNNNNNNNNNNNNNNNNNNNNNNNNNNNNNNNNNNNNNNNNNNNNNNNNNNNNNNNNNNNNNNNNNNNNNNNNNNNNNNNNNNNNNNNNNNNNNNNNNNNNNNNNNNNNNNNNNNNNNNNNNNNNNNNNNNNNNNNNNNNNNNNNNNNNNNNNNNNNNNNNNNNNNNNNNNNNNNNNNNNNNNNNNNNNNNNNNNNNNNNNNNNNNNNNNNNNNNNNNNNNNNNNNNNNNNNNNNNNNNNNNNNNNNNNNNNNNNNNNNNNNNNNNNNNNNNNNNNNNNNNNNNNNNNNNNNNNNNNNNNNNNNNNNNNNNNNNNNNNNNNNNNNNNNNNNNNNNNNNNNNNNNNNNNNNNNNNNNNNNNNNNNNNNNNNNNNNNNNNNNNNNNNNNNNNNNNNNNNNNNNNNNNNNNNNNNNNNNNNNNNNNNNNNNNNNNNNNNNNNNNNNNNNNNNNNNNNNNNNNNNNNNNNNNNNNNNNNNNNNNNNNNNNNNNNNNNNNNNNNNNNNNNNNNNNNNNNNNNNNNNNNNNNNNNNNNNNNNNNNNNNNNNNNNNNNNNNNNNNNNNNNNNNNNNNNNNNNNNNNNNNNNNNNNNNNNNNNNNNNNNNNNNNNNNNNNNNNNNNNNNNNNNNNNNNNNNNNNNNNNNNNNNNNNNNNNNNNNNNNNNNNNNNNNNNNNNNNNNNNNNNNNNNNNNNNNNNNNNNNNNNNNNNNNNNNNNNNNNNNNNNNNNNNNNNNNNNNNNNNNNNNNNNNNNNNNNNNNNNNNNNNNNNNNNNNNNNNNNNNNNNNNNNNNNNNNNNNNNNNNNNNNNNNNNNNNNNNNNNNNNNNNNNNNNNNNNNNNNNNNNNNNNNNNNNNNNNNNNNNNNNNNNNNNNNNNNNNNNNNNNNNNNNNNNNNNNNNNNNNNNNNNNNNNNNNNNNNNNNNNNNNNNNNNNNNNNNNNNNNNNNNNNNNNNNNNNNNNNNNNNNNNNNNNNNNNNNNNNNNNNNNNNNNNNNNNNNNNNNNNNNNNNNNNNNNNNNNNNNNNNNNNNNNNNNNNNNNNNNNNNNNNNNNNNNNNNNNNNNNNNNNNNNNNNNNNNNNNNNNNNNNNNNNNNNNNNNNNNNNNNNNNNNNNNNNNNNNNNNNNNNNNNNNNNNNNNNNNNNNNNNNNNNNNNNNNNNNNNNNNNNNNNNNNNNNNNNNNNNNNNNNNNNNNNNNNNNNNNNNNNNNNNNNNNNNNNNNNNNNNNNNNNNNNNNNNNNNNNNNNNNNNNNNNNNNNNNNNNNNNNNNNNNNNNNNNNNNNNNNNNNNNNNNNNNNNNNNNNNNNNNNNNNNNNNNNNNNNNNNNNNNNNNNNNNNNNNNNNNNNNNNNNNNNNNNNNNNNNNNNNNNNNNNNNNNNNNNNNNNNNNNNNNNNNNNNNNNNNNNNNNNNNNNNNNNNNNNNNNNNNNNNNNNNNNNNNNNNNNNNNNNNNNNNNNNNNNNNNNNNNNNNNNNNNNNNNNNNNNNNNNNNNNNNNNNNNNNNNNNNNNNNNNNNNNNNNNNNNNNNNNNNNNNNNNNNNNNNNNNNNNNNNNNNNNNNNNNNNNNNNNNNNNNNNNNNNNNNNNNNNNNNNNNNNNNNNNNNNNNNNNNNNNNNNNNNNNNNNNNNNNNNNNNNNNNNNNNNNNNNNNNNNNNNNNNNNNNNNNNNNNNNNNNNNNNNNNNNNNNNNNNNNNNNNNNNNNNNNNNNNNNNNNNNNNNNNNNNNNNNNNNNNNNNNNNNNNNNNNNNNNNNNNNNNNNNNNNNNNNNNNNNNNNNNNNNNNNNNNNNNNNNNNNNNNNNNNNNNNNNNNNNNNNNNNNNNNNNNNNNNNNNNNNNNNNNNNNNNNNNNNNNNNNNNNNNNNNNNNNNNNNNNNNNNNNNNNNNNNNNNNNNNNNNNNNNNNNNNNNNNNNNNNNNNNNNNNNNNNNNNNNNNNNNNNNNNNNNNNNNNNNNNNNNNNNNNNNNNNNNNNNNNNNNNNNNNNNNNNNNNNNNNNNNNNNNNNNNNNNNNNNNNNNNNNNNNNNNNNNNNNNNNNNNNNNNNNNNNNNNNNNNNNNNNNNNNNNNNNNNNNNNNNNNNNNNNNNNNNNNNNNNNNNNNNNNNNNNNNNNNNNNNNNNNNNNNNNNNNNNNNNNNNNNNNNNNNNNNNNNNNNNNNNNNNNNNNNNNNNNNNNNNNNNNNNNNNNNNNNNNNNNNNNNNNNNNNNNNNNNNNNNNNNNNNNNNNNNNNNNNNNNNNNNNNNNNNNNNNNNNNNNNNNNNNNNNNNNNNNNNNNNNNNNNNNNNNNNNNNNNNNNNNNNNNNNNNNNNNNNNNNNNNNNNNNNNNNNNNNNNNNNNNNNNNNNNNNNNNNNNNNNNNNNNNNNNNNNNNNNNNNNNNNNNNNNNNNNNNNNNNNNNNNNNNNNNNNNNNNNNNNNNNNNNNNNNNNNNNNNNNNNNNNNNNNNNNNNNNNNNNNNNNNNNNNNNNNNNNNNNNNNNNNNNNNNNNNNNNNNNNNNNNNNNNNNNNNNNNNNNNNNNNNNNNNNNNNNNNNNNNNNNNNNNNNNNNNNNNNNNNNNNNNNNNNNNNNNNNNNNNNNNNNNNNNNNNNNNNNNNNNNNNNNNNNNNNNNNNNNNNNNNNNNNNNNNNNNNNNNNNNNNNNNNNNNNNNNNNNNNNNNNNNNNNNNNNNNNNNNNNNNNNNNNNNNNNNNNNNNNNNNNNNNNNNNNNNNNNNNNNNNNNNNNNNNNNNNNNNNNNNNNNNNNNNNNNNNNNNNNNNNNNNNNNNNNNNNNNNNNNNNNNNNNNNNNNNNNNNNNNNNNNNNNNNNNNNNNNNNNNNNNNNNNNNNNNNNNNNNNNNNNNNNNNNNNNNNNNNNNNNNNNNNNNNNNNNNNNNNNNNNNNNNNNNNNNNNNNNNNNNNNNNNNNNNNNNNNNNNNNNNNNNNNNNNNNNNNNNNNNNNNNNNNNNNNNNNNNNNNNNNNNNNNNNNNNNNNNNNNNNNNNNNNNNNNNNNNNNNNNNNNNNNNNNNNNNNNNNNNNNNNNNNNNNNNNNNNNNNNNNNNNNNNNNNNNNNNNNNNNNNNNNNNNNNNNNNNNNNNNNNNNNNNNNNNNNNNNNNNNNNNNNNNNNNNNNNNNNNNNNNNNNNNNNNNNNNNNNNNNNNNNNNNNNNNNNNNNNNNNNNNNNNNNNNNNNNNNNNNNNNNNNNNNNNNNNNNNNNNNNNNNNNNNNNNNNNNNNNNNNNNNNNNNNNNNNNNNNNNNNNNNNNNNNNNNNNNNNNNNNNNNNNNNNNNNNNNNNNNNNNNNNNNNNNNNNNNNNNNNNNNNNNNNNNNNNNNNNNNNNNNNNNNNNNNNNNNNNNNNNNNNNNNNNNNNNNNNNNNNNNNNNNNNNNNNNNNNNNNNNNNNNNNNNNNNNNNNNNNNNNNNNNNNNNNNNNNNNNNNNNNNNNNNNNNNNNNNNNNNNNNNNNNNNNNNNNNNNNNNNNNNNNNNNNNNNNNNNNNNNNNNNNNNNNNNNNNNNNNNNNNNNNNNNNNNNNNNNNNNNNNNNNNNNNNNNNNNNNNNNNNNNNNNNNNNNNNNNNNNNNNNNNNNNNNNNNNNNNNNNNNNNNNNNNNNNNNNNNNNNNNNNNNNNNNNNNNNNNNNNNNNNNNNNNNNNNNNNNNNNNNNNNNNNNNNNNNNNNNNNNNNNNNNNNNNNNNNNNNNNNNNNNNNNNNNNNNNNNNNNNNNNNNNNNNNNNNNNNNNNNNNNNNNNNNNNNNNNNNNNNNNNNNNNNNNNNNNNNNNNNNNNNNNNNNNNNNNNNNNNNNNNNNNNNNNNNNNNNNNNNNNNNNNNNNNNNNNNNNNNNNNNNNNNNNNNNNNNNNNNNNNNNNNNNNNNNNNNNNNNNNNNNNNNNNNNNNNNNNNNNNNNNNNNNNNNNNNNNNNNNNNNNNNNNNNNNNNNNNNNNNNNNNNNNNNNNNNNNNNNNNNNNNNNNNNNNNNNNNNNNNNNNNNNNNNNNNNNNNNNNNNNNNNNNNNNNNNNNNNNNNNNNNNNNNNNNNNNNNNNNNNNNNNNNNNNNNNNNNNNNNNNNNNNNNNNNNNNNNNNNNNNNNNNNNNNNNNNNNNNNNNNNNNNNNNNNNNNNNNNNNNNNNNNNNNNNNNNNNNNNNNNNNNNNNNNNNNNNNNNNNNNNNNNNNNNNNNNNNNNNNNNNNNNNNNNNNNNNNNNNNNNNNNNNNNNNNNNNNNNNNNNNNNNNNNNNNNNNNNNNNNNNNNNNNNNNNNNNNNNNNNNNNNNNNNNNNNNNNNNNNNNNNNNNNNNNNNNNNNNNNNNNNNNNNNNNNNNNNNNNNNNNNNNNNNNNNNNNNNNNNNNNNNNNNNNNNNNNNNNNNNNNNNNNNNNNNNNNNNNNNNNNNNNNNNNNNNNNNNNNNNNNNNNNNNNNNNNNNNNNNNNNNNNNNNNNNNNNNNNNNNNNNNNNNNNNNNNNNNNNNNNNNNNNNNNNNNNNNNNNNNNNNNNNNNNNNNNNNNNNNNNNNNNNNNNNNNNNNNNNNNNNNNNNNNNNNNNNNNNNNNNNNNNNNNNNNNNNNNNNNNNNNNNNNNNNNNNNNNNNNNNNNNNNNNNNNNNNNNNNNNNNNNNNNNNNNNNNNNNNNNNNNNNNNNNNNNNNNNNNNNNNNNNNNNNNNNNNNNNNNNNNNNNNNNNNNNNNNNNNNNNNNNNNNNNNNNNNNNNNNNNNNNNNNNNNNNNNNNNNNNNNNNNNNNNNNNNNNNNNNNNNNNNNNNNNNNNNNNNNNNNNNNNNNNNNNNNNNNNNNNNNNNNNNNNNNNNNNNNNNNNNNNNNNNNNNNNNNNNNNNNNNNNNNNNNNNNNNNNNNNNNNNNNNNNNNNNNNNNNNNNNNNNNNNNNNNNNNNNNNNNNNNNNNNNNNNNNNNNNNNNNNNNNNNNNNNNNNNNNNNNNNNNNNNNNNNNNNNNNNNNNNNNNNNNNNNNNNNNNNNNNNNNNNNNNNNNNNNNNNNNNNNNNNNNNNNNNNNNNNNNNNNNNNNNNNNNNNNNNNNNNNNNNNNNNNNNNNNNNNNNNNNNNNNNNNNNNNNNNNNNNNNNNNNNNNNNNNNNNNNNNNNNNNNNNNNNNNNNNNNNNNNNNNNNNNNNNNNNNNNNNNNNNNNNNNNNNNNNNNNNNNNNNNNNNNNNNNNNNNNNNNNNNNNNNNNNNNNNNNNNNNNNNNNNNNNNNNNNNNNNNNNNNNNNNNNNNNNNNNNNNNNNNNNNNNNNNNNNNNNNNNNNNNNNNNNNNNNNNNNNNNNNNNNNNNNNNNNNNNNNNNNNNNNNNNNNNNNNNNNNNNNNNNNNNNNNNNNNNNNNNNNNNNNNNNNNNNNNNNNNNNNNNNNNNNNNNNNNNNNNNNNNNNNNNNNNNNNNNNNNNNNNNNNNNNNNNNNNNNNNNNNNNNNNNNNNNNNNNNNNNNNNNNNNNNNNNNNNNNNNNNNNNNNNNNNNNNNNNNNNNNNNNNNNNNNNNNNNNNNNNNNNNNNNNNNNNNNNNNNNNNNNNNNNNNNNNNNNNNNNNNNNNNNNNNNNNNNNNNNNNNNNNNNNNNNNNNNNNNNNNNNNNNNNNNNNNNNNNNNNNNNNNNNNNNNNNNNNNNNNNNNNNNNNNNNNNNNNNNNNNNNNNNNNNNNNNNNNNNNNNNNNNNNNNNNNNNNNNNNNNNNNNNNNNNNNNNNNNNNNNNNNNNNNNNNNNNNNNNNNNNNNNNNNNNNNNNNNNNNNNNNNNNNNNNNNNNNNNNNNNNNNNNNNNNNNNNNNNNNNNNNNNNNNNNNNNNNNNNNNNNNNNNNNNNNNNNNNNNNNNNNNNNNNNNNNNNNNNNNNNNNNNNNNNNNNNNNNNNNNNNNNNNNNNNNNNNNNNNNNNNNNNNNNNNNNNNNNNNNNNNNNNNNNNNNNNNNNNNNNNNNNNNNNNNNNNNNNNNNNNNNNNNNNNNNNNNNNNNNNNNNNNNNNNNNNNNNNNNNNNNNNNNNNNNNNNNNNNNNNNNNNNNNNNNNNNNNNNNNNNNNNNNNNNNNNNNNNNNNNNNNNNNNNNNNNNNNNNNNNNNNNNNNNNNNNNNNNNNNNNNNNNNNNNNNNNNNNNNNNNNNNNNNNNNNNNNNNNNNNNNNNNNNNNNNNNNNNNNNNNNNNNNNNNNNNNNNNNNNNNNNNNNNNNNNNNNNNNNNNNNNNNNNNNNNNNNNNNNNNNNNNNNNNNNNNNNNNNNNNNNNNNNNNNNNNNNNNNNNNNNNNNNNNNNNNNNNNNNNNNNNNNNNNNNNNNNNNNNNNNNNNNNNNNNNNNNNNNNNNNNNNNNNNNNNNNNNNNNNNNNNNNNNNNNNNNNNNNNNNNNNNNNNNNNNNNNNNNNNNNNNNNNNNNNNNNNNNNNNNNNNNNNNNNNNNNNNNNNNNNNNNNNNNNNNNNNNNNNNNNNNNNNNNNNNNNNNNNNNNNNNNNNNNNNNNNNNNNNNNNNNNNNNNNNNNNNNNNNNNNNNNNNNNNNNNNNNNNNNNNNNNNNNNNNNNNNNNNNNNNNNNNNNNNNNNNNNNNNNNNNNNNNNNNNNNNNNNNNNNNNNNNNNNNNNNNNNNNNNNNNNNNNNNNNNNNNNNNNNNNNNNNNNNNNNNNNNNNNNNNNNNNNNNNNNNNNNNNNNNNNNNNNNNNNNNNNNNNNNNNNNNNNNNNNNNNNNNNNNNNNNNNNNNNNNNNNNNNNNNNNNNNNNNNNNNNNNNNNNNNNNNNNNNNNNNNNNNNNNNNNNNNNNNNNNNNNNNNNNNNNNNNNNNNNNNNNNNNNNNNNNNNNNNNNNNNNNNNNNNNNNNNNNNNNNNNNNNNNNNNNNNNNNNNNNNNNNNNNNNNNNNNNNNNNNNNNNNNNNNNNNNNNNNNNNNNNNNNNNNNNNNNNNNNNNNNNNNNNNNNACCAGTTAACTTCACCAAATTATGGGAAATAAGTACATCTTCAATCTTGACAATCTTGAAGAGAATATCACCTTAACCCTTTCGGCTCTCAGCAGAAACAGCAGACATGGCTTCTCACAAAGAAAAAGGTATGTACTTTAGGAAATACCAGTTAACTTCACCAAATTATGGGAAATAAGTACATCTTGTTCTACTTCAATCTTGAAGAGAATATCACCTTAACCCTTTCGGCTCTCAGCAGAAACAGCAGACATGGCTTCTCACAAAGAAAAAGGTCCTACCACTATGTACTTTAGAAGACCTGTAAACACAACAGCGGAAATGGAGTAAGTTTTCAACAAATTGGATATGTTTTAAAACTTAATATCTGCCACAAACTTGGCTTGATTACAACAATTAACATGAGGAGGTTAATCAAGAAAAAGAAACTGAACAATGCGTAAAGTATAATGTTACTTGCCATTACAATGGATCTATTGGACACTGGGCTTATCTGCTTCTGCGCAAAAGCTTCTCCGGTCTACATTCACTCAGAAACTACCATCCACAAATAACTGTCCCTAGCACCTTATCTGTCAAATGTTTTAGATCAATTTTGTTTGTGTCAAACAAAAATATTCTAAAGATGAAACAGACATAACTATGCAGCATCAGAAGCTTATTATGCTATCAATATATGATCAAAATGGAACAGATGAGAACAAAAGACTGAAAAAGAAGTGAATTTAACTCACTTTAGGTCGACTCTTGGCATTCTCTTCGATATAAATGCAGCTTCCTTTAATCTCCCTCCTGCCTCTAGAGCTGCTATCAGATCATTTAGGCATATCAGTTCCTGATGTAAACCTTTCTCCGCTAATTCATAGCATAAATTAAATGCTTCTGAAACCTTGTTAATTTTACAAAGGCCCGCAATAACTGAATTACACAAGTCAATATCAATATTTCTATGATGTTCCATACTAAACAACAACAGCTTGCATGCTTCTGGTAGCTTTCCTCTTTGGCAAAGGAATTGAACCACTTCTATTTTAACACGGTATCCATTCTTATAGTGCAACTCAATGATCTGAAATGCTTTATCTCGCAGTCCAGAACCAAAAAGGAGCAGTAAATTCTCAGTTGACAGGTTTATATTTTGTCTAATATTTCTCTCCAGCATCATGACAATAAGGGAGGTAGACTCATGAACACAACCTTTTTCCAAAAGTCTTGCCAATATAGAATGCAAGGTAGATGTTTTGGGTTTATAGGAGCTCTTTAGCATTTTCTCTAGAGTCTCCTTTGCAAGAAGAGGCTTATCCTTCAGAAGAAAACCATCAATCAAACAATCATATATCTCAAAATCAGGAACAAAATCTCTTCTTAGCATCCATaccaaaatcccataaccattttcATATGCTCCTTCTTTACAGTGCCCCATAATCACGGTCTTATATGATAGGGGATCTTGTGTTCCCCTTTTCATTAGCTGTCTAAGTACCTTCTCAGCCTTCTTAGTTTTCCCATGTTCACACAAATATTGAAAAATAGGACTATATGAGGCAGCAATCGGCTTGGAACCATAATTACTTAACAAAGTTTCATTCTCATATAATTCATCAAACAGCTTCTCTGCTGCATCATAGTCACCTCTCTGACACAAACTCCGAATCAGAACACTGTACGAGGCTGAATCTGCTGGGACTTGAaggtttttcatgttttcaaaCACCTTAAATGCTTCATCGAGGTTTCCTGCAGAACAATGTGCATGAATTAATATATTGAAGGTATATGTATCTGGTATGAAAGTCCCATCTCCCATCATTT from Arachis ipaensis cultivar K30076 chromosome B02, Araip1.1, whole genome shotgun sequence harbors:
- the LOC107627843 gene encoding pentatricopeptide repeat-containing protein At1g02060, chloroplastic-like isoform X2, producing MANLINYKPWSNQLLSSFTTLLSKTNVLQTLCHIKEPSKAFRFFKWAHEMGFPHSAQSYFMMLEILGRQRNLNVARNFLFSIEKKSNGEVKLEDRFFNSLIRSYGEAGLFKESIKLFETMKSTGVLPSVVTFNSVLSILLRRGRTNMARAVYDEMLGTYGVTPDVYTYNILIRGFCKNSYIEEGFRFFKEMMSFDCDPDVVTYNSLVDGLCKAGKVSIAHNLVNGMNKKCKDLNSDIVTYTTLIRGYCMKQEVDKALFILEEMTSRGLKPNVITYNTLIKGLCEAQKLNKVKDILGQMMGDGTFIPDTYTFNILIHAHCSAGNLDEAFKVFENMKNLQVPADSASYSVLIRSLCQRGDYDAAEKLFDELYENETLLSNYGSKPIAASYSPIFQYLCEHGKTKKAEKVLRQLMKRGTQDPLSYKTVIMGHCKEGAYENGYGILVWMLRRDFVPDFEIYDCLIDGFLLKDKPLLAKETLEKMLKSSYKPKTSTLHSILARLLEKGCVHESTSLIVMMLERNIRQNINLSTENLLLLFGSGLRDKAFQIIELHYKNGYRVKIEVVQFLCQRGKLPEACKLLLFSMEHHRNIDIDLCNSVIAGLCKINKVSEAFNLCYELAEKGLHQELICLNDLIAALEAGGRLKEAAFISKRMPRVDLK
- the LOC107627843 gene encoding pentatricopeptide repeat-containing protein At1g02060, chloroplastic-like isoform X1; this encodes MANLINYKPWSNQLLSSFTTLLSKTNVLQTLCHIKEPSKAFRFFKWAHEMGFPHSAQSYFMMLEILGRQRNLNVARNFLFSIEKKSNGEVKLEDRFFNSLIRSYGEAGLFKESIKLFETMKSTGVLPSVVTFNSVLSILLRRGRTNMARAVYDEMLGTYGVTPDVYTYNILIRGFCKNSYIEEGFRFFKEMMSFDCDPDVVTYNSLVDGLCKAGKVSIAHNLVNGMNKKCKDLNSDIVTYTTLIRGYCMKQEVDKALFILEEMTSRGLKPNVITYNTLIKGLCEAQKLNKVKDILGQMMGDGTFIPDTYTFNILIHAHCSAGNLDEAFKVFENMKNLQVPADSASYSVLIRSLCQRGDYDAAEKLFDELYENETLLSNYGSKPIAASYSPIFQYLCEHGKTKKAEKVLRQLMKRGTQDPLSYKTVIMGHCKEGAYENGYGILVWMLRRDFVPDFEIYDCLIDGFLLKDKPLLAKETLEKMLKSSYKPKTSTLHSILARLLEKGCVHESTSLIVMMLERNIRQNINLSTENLLLLFGSGLRDKAFQIIELHYKNGYRVKIEVVQFLCQRGKLPEACKLLLFSMEHHRNIDIDLCNSVIAGLCKINKVSEAFNLCYELAEKGLHQELICLNDLIAALEAGGRLKEAAFISKRMPRVDLK